In the genome of Phoenix dactylifera cultivar Barhee BC4 unplaced genomic scaffold, palm_55x_up_171113_PBpolish2nd_filt_p 001271F, whole genome shotgun sequence, one region contains:
- the LOC103720987 gene encoding 26S proteasome non-ATPase regulatory subunit 13 homolog B-like, which produces MAGALQYLESQRNAQPDLADWYSSLADLYQRKLWHQLTLKLEQFVALAVVQAGDALIQLYHNFITEFETKINLLKLAHFAVIVSRRYSEKEAAISYLQGVIEKLHATRELRIEEPILYVKLQIAAFDLEKGNQRECKKLLEEGKATLDSMSDVDPSVHASYYWISSQYHKSCQEFAEFYKSALLYLAYITVESLSESFKLDLAFDLSLSALLGDNIYNFGELLAHPIISSLLGTKVEWLYHILQAFNTGNLIRYRELCQVHDAALSAQPALVENEKKLIEKINILCLMEIIFSRSSEDRTIPLSIIAERTRLSIEDVEYLLMKSLSVHLIEGIIDQVEGTVHVSWVQPRVLGISQIKSLHDRLDTWVGKVYEALLSVEAETPDLVAS; this is translated from the exons GGTACAGTTCCCTGGCCGACTTGTACCAGCGGAAGCTCTGGCACCAGCTCACCCTCAAGCTCGAGCAGTTCGTTGCCCTAGCCGTCGTTCAG GCAGGTGATGCTCTCATACAGCTCTATCATAACTTCATTACGGAGTTTGAGACAAAAATCAATCTCCTGAAACTTGCACATTTTGCTGTGATAGTTTCACGTCGGTATTCAGAAAAAGAAGCTGCAATTAGCTATCTTCAGGGTGTAATTGAAAAGTTGCATGCTACAAGGGAGTTACGAATCGAAGAGCCAATTCTATATGTGAAGTTGCAAATAGCTGCATTTGATCTTGAGAAAGGGAATCAAAGGGAGTGTAAGAAACTTCTAGAAGAGGGGAAGGCCACGCTAGATAGCATGTCTGATGTCGATCCTTCTGTACATGCTAGCTATTACTGGATATCTTCTCAGTATCATAAATCTTGCCAGGAATTTGCTGAGTTTTACAAGAGTGCACTTCTTTATCTTGCATACATTACAGTGGAGTCGCTTTCAGAATCATTCAAGCTG GATTTGGCATTTGACCTTTCCCTTTCTGCTTTGCTGGGTGATAACATATATAACTTTGGGGAATTGCTTGCCCATCCAATT ATCAGTAGTCTTCTTGGAACCAAAGTGGAGTGGCTTTACCATATACTTCAGGCATTCAACACTGGCAATCTGATACGCTATCGAGAACTCTGCCAGGTCCATGATGCTGCTTTGAGTGCACAGCCTGCATTAGTAGAGAATGAGAAGAAGCTGATTGAAAAAATCAATATTCTTTGTTTGATGGAAATCATCTTTAG CCGGTCATCTGAAGATCGAACAATTCCATTAAGCATTATTGCCGAACGAACCAGACTCTCTATTGAAGATGTGGAATATCTTCTAATGAAAAGCCTCTCT GTTCATCTTATTGAAGGCATAATAGATCAAGTTGAGGGCACAGTTCACGTCTCGTGGGTGCAGCCTAGGGTTTTGGGGATTTCCCAGATCAAATCCTTGCACGATCGACTGGATACATGGGTAGGCAAGGTGTATGAAGCTTTGTTGTCAGTCGAAGCAGAGACACCTGATCTAGTGGCATCGTGA